In a single window of the Lodderomyces elongisporus chromosome 4, complete sequence genome:
- a CDS encoding uncharacterized protein (BUSCO:EOG09260TDY), producing MSARALKKLGGKSLEDELRALENKRLGHTKNGKKATNNADGVDEDTDEEDKDKAEQEDEEEEEEEEQQQEKNQTNSSKSRFNAFAFLNDDDDDDDDDDEEEDDDDNDEEEKKQGKDDKNDESIENDIEGSSTIDSINEPESNSSIQPVLQSKNSKKQKKKTKTKAKAKSKKKAKSQSPGLNNEGTSRKDTEEDDDDEDDDEDLDAILAELSMKDRQNDSMKGTVHFASESFTFEDEFDSINEPQQFFDSNYKKFTTKKLKESLPLLSVNSVRNLDPDQEYRNLFGNSLSFDLIEDANSTSSLAILPEALEQYKKLAKMTRNWGGKDRRNIPGTSRKLLLSKIRDDWLPTHLKSVSMELLSNDEVRQIYAYKEDIISEDELETKLERERELGVQYFRFNKVHDIKNRVANTKFYAATVLTPDPESLFQLLQVSPYHHETLLQVAMVLLRQGDNKATSNALIERSLFTFDRSFHRVFHELLSSAQNGLIRLPYEFFSNRQFYLNLFRYIVSLGERSLFSTAMSYCKLLLSLSPAEDPMGVRYFMDFYAIMSDNFDYLIKFRKSPLVTCYTRWYTPGIAFSTALAYLKLEQTELAIEELRNAVKEHPYTAYKILTEICISNNVHLKDSDFDVDAETLISAETYLVRAKILWASDLEFLTINLESNLAENRQKSSGWFFGSSGSSSGSGSGSGSSPGSSSGGNGSITNTLKNFFGRVGLEGSTSASAKNKDVPFNLVRFAILSGENKIMGKLPQKIWNRDDLHEYDVLPPQDVLYGSESLDTQSHRERPKITDSFIDYVDQNLLGAIVQERTRGDDRQLTEDEMNIMRQLLEQVNERDNELEE from the coding sequence ATGAGTGCAAGGGCGCTTAAGAAATTAGGAGGTAAGAGCCTTGAAGATGAGCTTAGAGCTTTAGAAAACAAGCGGTTAGGTCATACAAAAAACGgaaaaaaagcaacaaaCAACGCCGATGGCGTTGATGAAGATACCgacgaagaagacaaagacaaagccgaacaagaagatgaagaagaagaagaagaagaagaacaacaacaagagaaGAACCAAACGAATTCATCCAAGTCGAGGTTTAATgcctttgcttttttaaatgatgatgatgatgatgatgatgatgatgatgaagaagaagacgacgacgacaacgacgaagaagaaaagaaacaaggaAAAGATGACAAAAATGATGAATCAATCGAGAACGATATAGAAGGGTCTAGTACTATAGATTCAATTAATGAGCCGGAATCTAATTCTTCTATTCAACCAGTATTGCAAAGTAAAAATtccaagaaacaaaagaaaaagacaaaaacaaaagcaaaagctaAGTCTAAGAAAAAGGCTAAATCACAATCGCCTGGTTTGAATAACGAGGGTACTTCTAGAAAAGATACTGAAgaagacgatgatgatgaagatgatgatgaagatttAGATGCTATTTTGGCAGAGTTGAGTATGAAAGACAGACAAAATGATAGCATGAAAGGTACGGTTCATTTCGCATCAGAGCTGTTTACATTTGAAGATGAGTTTGATTCCATTAACGAGCCACAACAATTCTTTGATTCAAATTACAAGAAGTTCACAACTAAAAAACTCAAAGAGTCACTTCCATTACTCTCGGTAAACTCCGTAAGGAATTTGGATCCAGACCAAGAGTACAGAAATCTATTTGGCAATTCTTTGTCGTTTGATTTGATAGAAGATGCAAATTCAACTAGTTCTTTAGCGATATTGCCTGAAGCTCTTGAGCAATACAAGAAATTGGCCAAGATGACTAGAAATTGGGGAGGCAAGGATCGAAGGAATATTCCTGGTACATCGAGAAAGTTGCTCTTGTCCAAGATTCGAGACGACTGGCTTCCAACACATTTGAAAAGTGTGTCGATGGAACTTTTGAGTAATGATGAGGTGAGACAAATATACGCATATAAGGAAGACATAATTTCCGAGGATGAGCTTGAAACTAAATTGGAGAGGGAGAGGGAATTGGGTGTACAGTACTTTAGATTCAACAAGGTTCACGATATCAAGAACCGTGTTGCAAATACAAAGTTCTATGCGGCAACGGTGTTGACACCTGATCCCGAATCACTTTTCCAATTATTGCAAGTGAGTCCATATCACCATGAGACTTTGCTCCAGGTGGCAATGGTTCTTCTTAGACAAGGTGACAATAAAGCCACATCAAATGCATTGATTGAAAGGTCTTTATTCACTTTTGACAGAAGCTTCCATCGCGTGTTCCATGAGTTGTTATCATCGGCCCAAAATGGTTTAATTCGACTTCCAtatgaatttttttcaaacagACAATTCTATCTCAATTTGTTTAGGTACATTGTATCTTTGGGAGAAAGATCGTTGTTTAGTACTGCCATGTCGTACTGTAAACTATTGTTAAGTTTATCACCGGCAGAGGATCCTATGGGTGTACGATACTTTATGGACTTTTACGCCATAATGAGCGATAACTTTGATTATTTAATCAAGTTTAGAAAGTCTCCACTTGTTACATGTTACACGCGATGGTATACGCCAGGTATAGCCTTTTCGACTGCGCTTGCGTACTTAAAGCTAGAGCAAACTGAATTGGCAATCGAAGAGCTTCGAAATGCCGTTAAGGAACATCCATACACCGCCTACAAAATTCTCACTGAGATTTGTATTTCAAACAATGTGCATTTAAAGGATTCTGattttgatgttgatgcaGAAACACTCATCAGTGCCGAAACATACTTAGTTAGGGCCAAAATATTATGGGCATCAGACTTGGAATTTTTAACAATCAATTTAGAATCCAATTTGGCAGAAAATCGTCAAAAATCTTCAGGTTGGTTCTTTGgcagtagtggtagtagtagtggtagtggtagtggtagtggttcCAGTCCTGGTTCTAGTTCTGGTGGGAACGGATCCATCACAAACACtttaaaaaacttttttggCCGTGTTGGACTAGAAGGCTCCACATCAGCTCTGGCAAAGAATAAGGATGTTCCTTTCAATCTAGTCAGGTTTGCTATCCTATCAggtgaaaacaaaataatggGAAAACTTCCGCAAAAAATTTGGAACAGGGATGATCTACACGAATACGATGTATTACCACCTCAAGACGTATTGTATGGCTCCGAGAGTTTAGATACTCAAAGCCATCGAGAGCGGCCGAAAATTACCGATTCTTTTATAGACTATGTCGATCAGAATTTGCTAGGTGCAATAGTGCAGGAGAGAACTAGAGGAGATGACCGTCAACTTACCGAGGATGAAATGAATATAATGCGGCAATTACTCGAACAGGTAAATGAAAGAGACAACGAGCTAGAGGAGTAA
- the SWR1 gene encoding swr1 complex component, producing MPNARTGKRSSSRLSQNTTSTSEDSFESSNLQRNKRQSPNPYANSNGNDNDSVDQQQEQPQKKKPKTQGKTKEVQLATILTDFAEAVNELYQLLEYASIVAWKPNEFSENNPQQSLREHYKAFCDDNNYRIKWNDEIEDDTSIKSLPLRFQRKKLTERENALQNMYPFRKEVFTLQKQMEENRYISKKPEVNQKLNLDPQQQWQQGQQEQQEQQQEQQQEQLPGKSKSTTTNNKTNTSKKVVKKVEPPPKSNDKLKSKPKSKHKPTLRAREIESSEIKEIEKNEKITEIYVATKESTDDKLVEHSDDEEGLEVHEEQIEEEEEEEGEEEEEEGEEEEEEEEEKSDQSPNPHGVFHNNSKKVSVSLTVPSLLITHPSHIPGWQPQPQDQMQTDIAATERDLQHLDYQPQTIRVTNLNNAQREVTSSLSQRLSTFLENRYKTPIIDEANAIDFAYTKEEYDEINKQQQKMFKDIYNKIYAENTLVFTNQKIERRKIVLPPSSSNFKLNDPFRNANAVSPKLPGTSNNMTFQDHLVAQGASFSRIHHQMRKQHINRARKVALIVDQHFKRKRGEKERLQRERELSLKKLSRTVMQAVKRRWNEAAKVYSIIQSEKDEELKKIKGREHLSQMLEHSTQLLEAQLISSREQTADAESNFDNSEMSPSSDDFDASKDSDDYLSSSDSDDDNENNDYEGAKPLSKMSSNQNLTEISSTDDNDFNLSVDELRKKYAGIEGSMEAAELSEIKTNDIKMKNLEDDDKNGINTKNASQELITNSESETTALSIKNGKMSGKTLMNESEDNLGSEVDNDSSDADAKPVSSLISLLGGGMEDSDDDDDDEDAELDSVYSSSDEEMSTSGDDDDDEKEEEEEKETEEEETEEKQKEKEEEVESEKDTEVGVEKEVNGESKANNRETPISNGHVDDTHKESEEDTGAVEIINGAKVKDVPVPQLLRGTLRPYQKQGLNWLASLYNNNTNGILADEMGLGKTIQTISLLAYLACEHHVWGPHLIVVPTSVMLNWDMEFKKFAPGFKVLTYYGSPQQRAQKRKGWFKPDAFHVCITSYQLVVQDQQAFKRKKWRYMILDEAHNIKNFRSTRWRALLNFNTENRLLLTGTPLQNNLMELWSLLYFLMPSSKANMAMPEGFANLEDFQQWFGKPVDKILEQTTLTNNADLIDENEKTTSKMDEETRNTVSRLHQVLRPYILRRLKKDVEKQMPGKYEHIVYCRLSKRQRYLYDDFMSRAKTKETLMSGNFLSIINCLMQLRKVCNHPDLFEVRPIVTSFAMPEAVSSTYLAINSAVQNWTNGNAMDCVDLKVLNLDITRHENLDYFVADSASKLVSITDFEKQIAQLKSVSSEVNTFENPHYVKSYQQLKALDQIEARDKIQHVSYINKLRCNRKPIYGKSLLNKLKIVKPVDSNDTSIQLGITVSQRAELMTDAIEKFSILTPAVVTLDLNNQMFSKSLQDRVHSEVLDGKILNPFHQSQVKLSIAFPDKTLLQYDCGKLQKLATLMRDLVANGHRALIFTQMTKVLDILEQFLNIHGYRYMRLDGATKIEDRQLLTEKFNRDPKIPVFILSTRSGGLGINLTGADTVIFYDSDWNPAMDKQCQDRCHRIGQVRDVHIYRFVSEYTIESNIIKKANQKRQLDNVVIQEGEFTTDYFGKFSVRDLVSDSNVTDIAERTIDFSGDSKMGSVLAQAEDEEDRAAAGAAMKEVAVDDEDFTEDANGRRENSDLALNTATANDEGDADMDLDYDEGIGHIDEYMLRFISEGYL from the coding sequence ATGCCTAATGCCAGAACCGGGAAACGGCTGCTGTCGAGACTTAGTCAGAATACTACATCTACGTCAGAAGATTCATTTGAACTGCTGAAtttgcaaagaaacaagaggCAAAGTCCAAACCCGTATGCGAATTCCAATggtaatgataatgatagtGTTGATCAGCAACAGGAGCAaccacaaaaaaagaaaccaaagaCCCAAGGCAAGACTAAGGAAGTTCAATTAGCAACCATATTGACTGACTTTGCTGAAGCCGTGAACGAATTATATCAACTTTTGGAGTATGCATCGATAGTAGCATGGAAGCCAAATGAGTTTTCGGAAAACAATCCTCAACAACTGCTTCGTGAGCATTACAAAGCGTTTTGTGATGATAACAATTACCGTATCAAATGGAATGATGAGATTGAAGACGATACGTCAATAAAAAGCCTACCACTTCGAtttcaaagaaagaagttgACGGAGAGGGAAAATGCTTTGCAAAATATGTACCCATTCAGAAAGGAAGTTTTTACATTGCAAAAGCAAATGGAGGAAAATCGATATATATCAAAGAAACCAGAAGTAAACCAGAAGTTGAATCTAGATCCCCAGCAACAGTGGCAACAAGGGcaacaagagcaacaagagcaacaacaagagcaacaacaagagcAGCTTCCAGGGAAACTGAAATCCACAACAACCAATAATAAGACAAACACTTCCAAAAAAGTTGTCAAGAAAGTCGAACCGCCACCGAAATCCAAtgataaattgaaaagcaaaCCTAAAAGCAAGCACAAACCAACCTTGCGAGCGAGAGAAATCGAGTCGTcagaaattaaagaaatagaaaagaatgagAAAATAACAGAGATTTATGTAGCAACCAAAGAATCTACAGATGACAAACTAGTTGAACATAGCGATGATGAGGAAGGGCTAGAAGTGCATGAAGAGCAAatagaggaagaagaagaagaagaaggggaagaagaagaagaagaaggggaagaagaagaagaagaagaagaagaaaaatcgGACCAGTCACCTAATCCACACGGAGTTTTTCACAATAATTCCAAAAAAGTTAGTGTATCCCTTACTGTTCCTTCTTTGTTGATAACACACCCTTCACACATTCCTGGGTGGCAGCCACAACCGCAAGATCAAATGCAAACGGATATTGCGGCTACCGAGAGAGATTTACAGCACTTGGACTATCAACCGCAGACAATTCGAGTGACAAATCTTAACAATGCACAGCGTGAGGTAACATCGAGTCTTTCTCAGCGATTAAGCAcatttttggaaaacagGTACAAGACTCCCATCATTGATGAAGCCAATGCAATAGATTTTGCAtatacaaaagaagagtACGATGAAATtaataaacaacaacagaaaatGTTTAAAGACATCTACAATAAAATATATGCAGAAAATACATTGGTTTttacaaatcaaaaaattgaacgtCGGAAAATTGTTCTTcctccatcatcatcaaatttTAAGTTAAATGACCCATTTAGAAATGCTAATGCTGTCTCACCAAAATTACCTGGAACATCCAATAATATGACTTTTCAAGACCACTTGGTTGCACAGGGTGCCTCCTTTTCACGAATCCATCACCAGATGAGGAAGCAACATATTAATAGAGCCAGGAAAGTTGCTCTTATCGTTGATCAACATttcaaaaggaaaagaggagAGAAGGAAAGGCTTCAGCGTGAAAGAGAGTTAAGCTTAAAGAAATTGAGCAGAACCGTGATGCAAGCTGTGAAAAGAAGATGGAATGAGGCAGCTAAAGTTTACAGTATAATTCAGTcggaaaaagatgaagaattaaaaaagattaaaggAAGGGAACACTTGAGTCAAATGTTGGAACACTCAACTCAACTTCTTGAAGCGCAATTAATTTCGTCGCGAGAGCAAACTGCTGATGCTGAAAGCAATTTCGATAATTCCGAGATGCTGCCTCTGAGTGATGATTTCGATGCTTCCAAAGACTCTGATGATTATTTATCAAGTTCAGATTCTGATGATGACAATGAGAATAATGATTATGAAGGGGCTAAACCTCTTTCAAAGATGTCGTCCAATCAAAATTTGACGGAAATTTCTAGTACTGATGACAATGACTTCAATTTGTCTGTTGACGAGCTTCGAAAAAAATATGCTGGGATTGAAGGGTCAATGGAGGCTGCAGAATTGAGTGAGATCAAAACAAACGATATCAAAATGAAGAATTTGGAGGATGATGACAAAAATGGAatcaatacaaaaaatGCTAGTCAAGAGCTTATAACAAATTCCGAATCTGAAACGACAGCTTTATCGAtcaaaaatggaaagaTGAGTGGCAAGACTTTAATGAATGAAAGTGAGGACAACTTGGGAAGCGAAGTAGACAATGATAGCTCTGATGCAGATGCAAAGCCTGTTAGTAGTTTAATCAGTTTACTCGGCGGTGGCATGGAAGATtctgatgatgacgatgacgatgaggATGCTGAATTAGATTCTGTCTATTCTTCAAGTGACGAAGAAATGAGTACCTCaggagatgatgatgatgatgagaaggaggaagaagaagaaaaagaaacagaagaagaagaaacagaagaaaaacaaaaagaaaaagaagaagaagtagaaagTGAGAAAGACACGGAGGTTGGAGTTGAAAAGGAAGTAAATGGAGAAAGTAAAGCCAACAATAGAGAGACCCCAATAAGCAACGGCCATGTCGATGATACTCACAAAGAATCAGAGGAGGATACAGGTGCTGTGGAAATAATCAATGGCGCGAAAGTCAAGGATGTGCCAGTGCCACAATTGCTTCGAGGCACACTAAGACCATATCAAAAACAGGGACTTAATTGGTTGGCAAGTCTTTACAATAACAACACGAATGGTATTTTAGCAGACGAGATGGGTCTTGGAAAGACCATCCAAACGATATCTTTATTAGCTTATTTAGCATGCGAGCATCATGTTTGGGGACCGCATTTGATTGTTGTGCCCACATCTGTCATGTTGAATTGGGATATggaatttaaaaaatttgcTCCAGGTTTCAAGGTATTGACTTATTATGGTTCGCCTCAACAGCGAgcacaaaagagaaaaggatGGTTCAAACCGGATGCTTTCCATGTTTGTATAACTTCTTATCAATTAGTGGTACAAGACCAACAGGCAttcaagagaaagaaatggaGATACATGATTCTTGATGAGGCTCATAATATCAAGAATTTTCGATCCACAAGGTGGAGAGCTTTACTAAATTTCAACACTGAGAATAGATTGCTACTTACAGGTACGCCtttgcaaaacaatttGATGGAACTTTGGTCATTATTGTATTTCTTAATGCCGTCTTCAAAAGCCAATATGGCCATGCCTGAAGGATTTGCCAACTTGGAAGATTTCCAACAATGGTTCGGAAAGCCCGTAGATAAGATCCTCGAGCAAACCACGCTTACAAATAATGCAGATTTGATTGACGAGAATGAAAAGACCACCAGTAAGATGGACGAGGAAACGCGAAATACTGTGTCGAGATTGCATCAAGTGCTCAGACCGTATATATTACGTCGTTTAAAAAAGGATGTCGAAAAGCAAATGCCTGGTAAATATGAGCATATTGTTTATTGTCGATTATCGAAGCGCCAAAGGTATTTGTATGATGACTTTATGTCCCGggcaaagacaaaagagacCTTGATGTCTGGTAACTTTTTGTCTATTATAAACTGTTTAATGCAGTTGAGAAAAGTGTGTAATCATCCTGATCTTTTCGAGGTTCGTCCTATTGTGACATCCTTTGCTATGCCTGAAGCAGTTTCGTCAACATATCTTGCTATAAATAGCGCAGTGCAAAATTGGACCAATGGCAATGCAATGGATTGTGTTGATTTAAAAGTTTTGAATTTAGATATCACTAGACATGAAAACTTGGACTATTTTGTTGCTGACTCGGCTAGTAAATTAGTTTCGATTACcgattttgaaaaacaaattgctCAATTGAAATCTGTGTCGAGCGAGGTTAATACCTTTGAAAATCCCCATTATGTTAAATCATATCAGCAACTCAAAGCTCTTGACCAAATAGAGGCGCGAGACAAGATCCAGCACGTGtcttatataaataaattacgATGCAACAGAAAACCTATTTATGGCAAGTCTTTGttaaacaaattaaagatTGTGAAACCAGTTGACTCAAATGATACGTCTATTCAACTTGGCATAACTGTATCGCAAAGAGCAGAGCTAATGACTGACGCGATTGagaaattttcaattttgacTCCTGCAGTTGTCACCTTAGATTTAAACAACCAGatgttttccaaatctCTACAAGATCGAGTACATTCTGAAGTTCTTGATGGCAAGATATTGAATCCATTTCATCAGTCTCAAGTCAAATTATCGATTGCTTTTCCTGACAAGACCTTGTTGCAGTATGATTGTGGTAAGCTTCAGAAATTGGCGACTTTGATGAGGGATCTTGTTGCCAATGGACATAGGGCGTTGATTTTTACACAAATGACCAAAGTCTTGGATATTTTGGAACAGTTTTTAAATATCCATGGGTATAGGTATATGAGATTAGACGGtgcaacaaaaattgaGGATAGACAGTTACTAACAGAGAAGTTTAATCGCGACCCAAAAATACCcgttttcattctttctaCAAGATCCGGTGGTTTGGGTATAAACTTAACGGGAGCAGATACCGTTATATTTTACGATTCGGATTGGAATCCGGCTATGGACAAACAGTGTCAGGACCGTTGCCATCGTATTGGACAGGTTCGTGATGTACACATCTACCGTTTTGTTTCTGAATACACTATAGAATCCAATATTATCAAGAaagcaaaccaaaaaagacaatTGGATAATGTAGTGATTCAAGAAGGTGAGTTTACCACGGATTATTTCGGCAAGTTTTCTGTTCGCGATTTAGTGAGCGACTCAAACGTTACAGATATCGCAGAACGGACAATTGATTTTTCCGGTGATAGCAAGATGGGTTCGGTTCTAGCGCAAgcagaagatgaagaagatagAGCTGCAGCAGGCGCTGCTATGAAAGAAGTTGCAGTTGATGACGAGGACTTTACTGAAGACGCAAACGGTCGACGCGAAAACTCCGACTTGGCACTCAATACTGCAACTGCCAACGATGAAGGTGATGCTGACATGGATTTGGACTATGATGAAGGTATTGGCCACATTGACGAATACATGCTACGTTTTATTAGTGAAGGATATTTATAG
- the MSC7 gene encoding Meiotic Sister-Chromatid recombination aldehyde dehydrogenase codes for MIAIDLEFHHWQWQYQISTTFILFVIIPALYYIYSKYITSSPNGYNKLESPIKLTVTIPDEARPNWKGKRLYPKPSIIVENEPTKIRGYCPATGQDLGIYETTSRSQMDEMIAKAAKAQKHWSKSSFTLRRKLLKTLARYILENQENIARIACRDSGKTKLDASMGEIMVTLEKLNWIIAHGEKTLKPSQRPGPSNFLLGFLKNAEVRYEPMGVVSAIVSWNYPFHNLMGPIIAALFTGNAIVVKCSENVVWSSQWFVEMCRAALKALNIDQDLVQLCFCFPEDANYFSSHPGLNHITFIGSETIAHHVVANAAKELTPCVVELGGKDSFIILDDIKDVNAISSIVLRGTFQSAGQNCIGIERVICLPNVYKQLKEILSERVKQLRIGSDIDQLDDVDMGAMISNNRFDQLEELIADAVLKGAKLLHGGKPYQHPNYPQGHFFEPTLLVDVDESMRIFHEEVFGPILTMIKANNVDEAIKLANGSKFGLGNSIFGSDFTQLNKLADELKSGNVAINDFATYYVAQLPFGGVKKSGYGKFGGEEGLLGLCNAKSIVMDKPFFRLMGVATAIPPPIDYPIPDGKRAWNFVRNLNIAGYDGRMWAKVKAFKSLARGGA; via the coding sequence ATGATTGCAATTGACTTGGAGTTCCATCATTGGCAATGGCAGTATCAAATATCAACTACTTTTATACTATTTGTTATAATCCCAGCGctttattatatatattcaaaaTACATTACCTCGTCACCCAATGGATATAATAAACTTGAATCGCCCATTAAATTAACAGTGACAATTCCCGACGAAGCAAGACCCAATTGGAAAGGTAAGAGACTATACCCCAAACCTAGTATTATTGTTGAGAATGAACCAACTAAAATTAGGGGTTATTGTCCAGCCACTGGCCAGGATCTAGGCATTTACGAAACTACATCTCGTAGTCAAATGGATGAGATGATTGCCAAAGCAGCCAAGGCACAAAAGCATTGGAGCAAGAGCTCTTTCACATTGAGAAGAAAACTCCTCAAAACTTTAGCAAGGTATATTCTAGAAAACCAGGAAAACATTGCTCGAATTGCATGTCGCGATTCTGGAAAGACTAAACTTGATGCGTCGATGGGCGAGATTATGGTGACCttggaaaagttgaatTGGATAATTGCTCATGGTGAGAAAACTTTGAAGCCAAGCCAGAGACCAGGACCTTCCAACTTTCTCTTGggctttttgaaaaatgcaGAGGTAAGATACGAGCCAATGGGCGTCGTGTCAGCGATTGTTTCTTGGAACTATCCATTCCATAATTTGATGGGACCCATTATTGCTGCTCTTTTCACAGGAAATGCCATTGTTGTTAAATGTTCCGAAAATGTTGTATGGTCGAGCCAATGGTTTGTGGAAATGTGTCGTGCAGCATTGAAAGCTTTAAATATAGATCAGGACTTGGTTCAATtatgcttttgttttccagAGGATGCCAATTACTTTTCTTCGCATCCAGGTTTGAATCATATCACATTCATCGGATCTGAAACCATTGCCCATCATGTTGTGGCAAATGCTGCCAAAGAGTTGACCCCGTGTGTTGTTGAGTTGGGTGGGAAAGATTCGTTTATAATTTTGGATGACATTAAGGATGTTAATGCCATTTCATCAATAGTACTTAGAGGCACGTTTCAAAGTGCAGGACAAAACTGTATTGGTATTGAGCGAGTAATTTGTTTGCCAAACGTTTACAAGCAATTGAAGGAAATACTTTCCGAACGTGTTAAACAGTTAAGAATCGGATCTGACATTGACCAGTTGGATGATGTAGATATGGGGGCGATGATTTCCAATAATAGGTTTGACCAGCTCGAAGAATTGATTGCAGACGCTGTTTTGAAGGGTGCAAAATTATTACATGGTGGTAAGCCATATCAGCATCCAAACTATCCTCAAGGTCATTTTTTCGAGCCTACACTACTAGTAGATGTTGACGAAAGCATGAGGATTTTCCACGAAGAAGTATTTGGCCCTATTCTAACCATGATTAAGGCCAACAACGTCGACGAAGCCATCAAATTGGCCAACGGCTCAAAATTTGGGTTGGGTAACTCAATATTTGGATCTGACTTTACCCAACTCAACAAGTTGGCCGATGAGCTCAAGAGTGGTAACGTGGCCATCAACGATTTTGCAACATATTATGTGGCTCAATTACCATTTGGAGGCGTGAAGAAATCGGGTTATGGAAAATTTGGTGGCGAAGAAGGTTTGCTTGGACTATGTAACGCTAAATCTATAGTTATGGATAAACCCTTTTTCAGACTTATGGGTGTTGCCACGGCAATTCCTCCTCCCATAGATTACCCTATACCCGATGGCAAAAGAGCTTGGAATTTTGTGAGAAACTTAAACATAGCTGGTTACGATGGAAGAATGTGGGCCAAAGTCAAGGCATTCAAAAGCCTTGCAAGAGGTGGTGCATGA
- the VMA10 gene encoding H(+)-transporting V1 sector ATPase subunit G (BUSCO:EOG09265PWR) — MSSGIQSLLKTEKEAAEIVNEARKYRTNRLKTAKQDAQQEIENYKKQKEADLKKYEQEHEGINEKIDKEADAEVEKELKDLKKQFTEKKQSVIKLLVDATITPNPQLHINAGH; from the coding sequence ATGTCATCTGGTATCCAATCGCTATTGAAAACGGAGAAGGAAGCAGCCGAGATAGTCAATGAGGCAAGAAAATACAGAACGAATAGATTAAAGACAGCAAAGCAGGACGCACAACAAGAGATTGAAAACtacaagaagcaaaaagaagcagATTTGAAGAAATACGAGCAAGAACATGAAGGTATCAAcgaaaaaattgataaagaGGCAGACGCTGaagtagaaaaagaattaaaagaCTTGAAAAAACAGTTTACCGAAAAGAAACAGTCCGTTATCAAATTGTTAGTTGACGCCACCATCACACCAAACCCTCAATTGCACATAAATGCGGGCCATTga